From the genome of Chionomys nivalis chromosome 9, mChiNiv1.1, whole genome shotgun sequence:
TCTCCAGCAAAGACCTGACAATCCAGAAGCCACGGAAATACTCAACACATCACAAAACACTACTCTACAATCTTGTTTCTATAAAGAGCACACGTAGAATATAACTGAAGTTTCAAAGACTGAAATATAAGACAAGTGAAATGTATAGAAATACAcagtgaagagagaaaagaaaaaaatgtactgaACTGTGAAAATGCTTATTTCTAGATTTAAGACTtggagtaaattttatttttgtttctgctctgtgataaatacatattattttaaatcaagAGAGAGCAAGCAGCAATCAAACtgtaacaattaaaataaaaataaaagccctgGTCTAAGTCAGGGAAGGGACCAACATTTTAAGAGCTCAAGCAAAGTGAGGCATCAGATAGGGGCTTATAGGAAAATAGACAGAATTGGCCTAGCAACCAGGAGCCTTGGGCAATGTGGTCTCAATGTGACCACTATCCAtcaaatttttttctctctacagaGCAAGGCTATGCCACTGATTAACAAACATAGGATTATGCACACAGGTTCAATTAAGATGCTCAAATAATTAGATGAATACCAGACAGCCAACCTGCTGGAGCCCGTTTAGATCTCTTGACTTAAAATCTTTAGGCTAAGGGCAAAGATATGCATGTATGATGATGACTAGGGAGTCTACCTCCTAGCTTCCTTTAAGAACTCTGAACTAGATAATCCAATATGAGCCCTCTATTCTAAAACACCCCCACTAGCATCCTCCCCCAAAAAGCCTAATTCCTTCTTACCAAGTACATCCTGGGGGTTGCAAGGAAACTGCTTGCTGAGCACAGTCTCGAGGGCATAGCTCAAGTCCATGCTGTGCCTGGTGATCTCTGCTGGTGTGGCACCTGCCGGGAACATCTGAGTGGGCAGCTCTGAGAAGCGGATCTCTGTCCCAGCCCTGGGTTTCATCTCAGGTAGCCGGGCTAAGCCCTCCTGGTAGCTTCTGCACTCAGTACCGCAGCGGGGCAGATTCTGCTCCACCCTGTCCTTGGTGTGCTTCATAGAGAGTACAGGCAGCACGTCCGAGAAGGCACAGATCTGCCGGCTCTCCGGCTGCAGCTTCTCCATGGTGGCCTCACTGATGAAGCTGGTGAGTGAGATCCATTTCTTGAGTGTCGCATATGGGTAGGGGCCCAGAAACTGGTCTAACTCGGGGAGATTGGCTCTCATAGCTTCTACTTcagcctctggagctggagacaAGTCTACCTCTTCCTGGACTGTATTCCAGCGAAGGACTGTCAGCCCCCGTTGCTTGAGGCTAAGAAAGAAGCCCATCCGAGGGCCCACCTCCCTGGGATTGGCCTTGTCCACAGAGCTGTAGTGAAGAAAGTGGATGCCAGGAGGGATCATCTTCACACCCCGGAACTTGGGGCCCACCTCCCAGGAGTTGTAGTCAATGCCAAACTCTGTCCCCTTGGGCATGTTCAGAATGATCACAGTGGCTCCTTCAAAGAAGAGTTGCTTGGCTAACTCAGGATCCATCTGCATGGAAGCCATGAGGCCAGTGGTGGGTGGCCAAAAGCAGGACTCTTTCttgtcttctagaagagcagagagaaacaaacaaacaaacaaaacaaaaaacccagaatgagTTGACCAGAACATGGAAAGGCTACTTCATTTCTCGCACATCATGTCACAGACTGAACTCGATTCTGACAGAAGAAACTCCCTTCATGGGAGTCCTGCATCTGTCTAAGGAAATCAGGATGGGGCTCTGACTTAACAAGCAAGCGTCTTCACTCCACCACTACAGAGGCACCACTTGAGAGGTGacatgcccaaggtcacacagtacCAAAGTCAAAGCCTGGCTGCTGTGTTCACTGCACACGCAAGAATCTGCATCCAAGGCTTTCTCGGAACAGAGGGTAAggatggagaaacaaaaacacgCATGGCCTATTTTAAACTAGAACTATGCTAAAATCATTTTAAACTACATTCTACCTAAAACCTGCTACCAGAGAGTACCATAAGCTCTGTCAAAAATGACCAAATCAAATCTGCTACCTGATTTCCCGTGAGCacgtaaaattaacaaaaagggTTGAGGAGTGGAGAGCTTTTCAAACTTATCAAAAACCTAGTTGAAAGTGAGGAAAAGTAAAGGGTCTAGTCCCTTTGTTTAAAACTAACCTAGCTAAGTAGAGTGGAACGGACCACACCGGTATTCCCAAAATAcaacacacatttaaataaagtCCGGAGGCCCGTGGGTGACTTACCGGAAACAACGCAGAGGTGGGCGGAACCAGATCGAGTGAGGATAAGGTCTCTGGTCTCCAAGCTCTACAgttaaaaggggagaaaaagtTACGTCGTGGGCCCCAGGAAGCCTGACCACTATGTCCCCGGTGAGGTTTTCAGAGAGAGAGGCCTCCTGAGACACCAGCCCACAAACCCACAAACTCGGCTGGCTCGGTGACAGGGGCCTAATTAAATGCACTCCGCGATTCTGAGCGGAGAAGCGAGGTGACCTGGCCACACACAACGAAACCCGAGGACGAAAGAAGTACTAGGAGCAAACACTCACCGCAAAGCCTCACACACGGCCTCCACAGAAACTGGACGGAAGTTCGGCGGCTTTGGCACGGGAGAGGTGTTACAGAAAAAGTGGTCCGGCGGAGCCCCAGGATGCAGAAGAATTGGCCCGTGCTTGCAGGTTCCTCCTGATAAAGCCCTGGTTTTCTTCTTAGTGTTTCATTTTACCACCTGAATTGTGGATAACAATTTTAATTAAACTATGCACTTCCCCTTCCAGAAACATACTCACCAGTCACAGTCCTTTGGTCTCAAGCAGACACGGGCACCAAATCATGGTCCAGGTGGTGGCACCCAGTAGCCACAGTTAGACAAGATCAGTCATGGCCGGCCCTCTTTAGCCACATCAGTATGCCAGTCACCGCGTCAAAGATGCCCTGTTACCACACAGTCCCGGATTCTAGACACACTTATCCCTAGGTAGAGTTTCAGAAACCAAGGCTGTTGCCTGAAGGGAGAACCAGTTGCTTCAACAGCCAGCACAGCAATCTGCCTGGCAAGGATCACCCTGTGTCTTGTAGGTCTAACTAAGACCTACACAGACAAGCTATAAATGTGCACTGAGTAAGGAAACCTGCCTGTATTTTTCTTCACCATTTCTTTAGAACCTAGTCCATAGCTAGTTGTCTTAGATATGTTGTGTGTTAATTATCTACTACTAATAATGTGGCATAGTAAATGACCATTTGCGGGTCTGACCTTGTGCTAGGTCCCAGAGCCATTAGGAGATATCTATGCCATGCATCGCAAAGAATGGCCTTATGTGATGGAGACTAGCTAAACAGCACCAAAATTCTCAGGGTACGCCACTTGGACACTGTTTCTAACCTTTACACAACCATAGCCAGAGTGTGACCCTCCCTAATCTAGTACTGCTGACTTTACCTGCCCGATTTTCTACCCTGTTTGTGATCTTGTTTAtctttgaagacaggatttctaaAGACCTCCAATCTCTTCTTCAGGTTAGTTTACCAAAATCGGTTGAAATTTAAGATGGCTGACAGAGAGAGCAAAAGACAAATCGCCTCTAACTTCATTGCCGCCTGTCTGCCTTTTGGGTGCCATACTCCGGCACTGTGACAGTAGTCAGCTAAAAGGAACCACAAAGGCATGCCCAAATTCCTAGAAAGCCCCTGCCATTCCCGGAAAGATTAGGAGTCCCCCGACCCCTTTACTGGCcttatttcttttgcatttgaTATCTGCATATCTTTAGCCCCAATTGGTCAAGAGGTTGATCTATCTCCTATTTCTGTTCCTAACCAAGAATGAGTCTCCCTTGCTGCTCAATGTGTCTTCTTGCTGGTGTTACAATTCTAAGAGGGAAGAATGACACAGGATGGGGATAAAAATTTGATAATTATCATTTTCAATCAATAAAAGAAAGCTGAGGTTCAAAGAGGGGCCTAGACCCAGAGAGTGCAGGACTAGGGTGTAAAACATGATTTAGCTGGAGTCCTGGTCCCTGTGCTGCTGTTCCTTGTCTGTTATACTTCCCCAGTGACAGCTGAATCCATCAATATGTCCCTCTCACAATTTCACAATTCATCTCTTAGGAGATTGAATCATCTCAGACCAGGCTAGATGGGGCAATCATGGTTAATCACACTGAGTTGTCACAAGGTTGCCCAGAGGCGATGT
Proteins encoded in this window:
- the Aar2 gene encoding protein AAR2 homolog, which gives rise to MASMQMDPELAKQLFFEGATVIILNMPKGTEFGIDYNSWEVGPKFRGVKMIPPGIHFLHYSSVDKANPREVGPRMGFFLSLKQRGLTVLRWNTVQEEVDLSPAPEAEVEAMRANLPELDQFLGPYPYATLKKWISLTSFISEATMEKLQPESRQICAFSDVLPVLSMKHTKDRVEQNLPRCGTECRSYQEGLARLPEMKPRAGTEIRFSELPTQMFPAGATPAEITRHSMDLSYALETVLSKQFPCNPQDVLGELQFAFVCFLLGNVYEAFEHWKRLLNLLCRSEAAMVKHHTLYISLISILYHQLGEIPADFFVDIVSQDNFLTSTLQVFFSSACSIAVDATLRKKAEKFQAHLTKKFRWDFASEPEDCAPVVVELPEGIETG